TGACTACGACACAAAAAAGCTTATTTTTGGCGTAGAGGGAAAAGGCTCGGACACCCTCAAAAAGTTTGCAGAACACCTCGAATCTCACGGAGGACAGGTCCAGCGGATAGTGGAATTCTGCTGTGACATGTCTCCTGCCTTCATAAAGGGAATTGGGGAGAATTTCCCTAAAGCATCCATAACCTTTGACAAGTTCCACGTTATAAAGGCCGCTAACGAGGCTCTAAATAAGGTCCGCGTCAGAGAGAGCAAGGAAACTCCTGAGCTAAAAGGGACTCGCTGGGCCTTTATGAAGAGAGAAGGCAACCTAACAGACAGGGAGAAAGAAAGCCTGAAGAAGGTCTCCTTGAGTAAAAAACGACTTCAAACAGGAAAGGCTTACCGATTGAAAACTATCCTTCAAGAGATCCTTGATGCTGGCTCCACGTTGACCCTTTCCGATGCCAGAGGGCAGCTGAAGGGGTGGTGTCGTTGGGCCCTTACCTGTAGGATACCGGAGATGAAGGAAGTTGCCATGATGATAAAACGTCACATGGACGGCATCCTTAGATGGTTCCATAGCCGAATGACAAACGGACTTCTGGAGGGCTACAACAGTGTCCTCCGAGCAGGAAGGGGCATGGCCCGTGGATTCCGAACTTCCGTTAATGTAATCCTCAAAAGCCTTCTTACCGCAGGAAAACTTGACTTTGGTTTTCCTCAGAATGTTT
The nucleotide sequence above comes from Dethiosulfovibrio salsuginis. Encoded proteins:
- a CDS encoding ISL3 family transposase; amino-acid sequence: MATSGFLTHIYAPLPRVKCSECGVKTVEIPWATKGSGFTLLFEAWAVQLAQEMTVLAASRELRISDDRLWRLLRRTVDRAMANQDLSRVRSVAIDETSWRKGHKYVTFVFDYDTKKLIFGVEGKGSDTLKKFAEHLESHGGQVQRIVEFCCDMSPAFIKGIGENFPKASITFDKFHVIKAANEALNKVRVRESKETPELKGTRWAFMKREGNLTDREKESLKKVSLSKKRLQTGKAYRLKTILQEILDAGSTLTLSDARGQLKGWCRWALTCRIPEMKEVAMMIKRHMDGILRWFHSRMTNGLLEGYNSVLRAGRGMARGFRTSVNVILKSLLTAGKLDFGFPQNVWNQL